The Pongo pygmaeus isolate AG05252 chromosome 20, NHGRI_mPonPyg2-v2.0_pri, whole genome shotgun sequence sequence TGCACTCTCCCCGGCCACCCGGTCGCGGGTGCTGTTGTAGAGGGCGAGCACGGCCTCGGGCAGCGGGCCGGGCGGCACCTCCCCCTGGCTCGGGGGGCTGGCGAGCCGCAGCTTGGACAGGATCTGGCCGCGGATGGCCTCGATGCGCTTGCGCTTCACCAGCTCCATGTCGATAGTCTTGCAGGTGGATAGTCCCGCGGCCGGCCGGCCAGGCGTCAGTACCAGTAGCCACAGCAGCGGtagcagcagcggcagcagccGCAGCCCGGAGGGCGGCATGGGGGAGGCGGCGCCCCCCGGCACTGCCGAGAGCGCGAACAGGGCTGGTGTGGTGGGGAGGCCCCGCCCCTGCAGGGGCTGGGGGTCTCCCGGGAAAAGGTAGGAGGGCCTCGAGGGAAAGCTGAGGTCCTCAGAGAGAAGGGCGCAGTGGTGGAGGGGAGGCTCAGACCGGGGGTGTCTCAGTATCCCACGGAAATAACCTAGATGGGCGCGATCTGGTACCAGAAGGTGGGTGGTCTTGAATAGGGGATCTGTGGCAGGTCGGAGAGAGATCCGTCTCCTGGAGGAGAAAGGGTCTAGGATGCGCAGGGGCTCGGGAGACAGGCCGGGAATGAAAGCGGCGTGCAGGGGGTGCGCCCGAGGTCTGGGGAAAAGTCTTTGCGGGAGGCCGGGTCGGCGACTCCCGAGGGCTGGTCCGGAATGGGGGCGCCTGAGGGACGTCGTgtagggggcagggagggagcaAGCGTCCCCGGCGGCAAAGGGAGGCGGTCTGGGGTCCCCAAGTCCTGACTCCTCGCGGGGCAGCGTCGCGCCAAGAGGTCCCCGCGCCTCCGGCTCCCAGCGGCAACGGAAAAGTCTCAAaagtttttttcctcttctcccgACCAGCTCGTCCCTCCTCccgctcctcctccccctcctccccgcagtggcgggggcggcggcggctcGTCTCAGACTCTGGGGCCTCAGGCTGCTCCTCGGCGACTCCTTCCTCCGCTCCGGGCCGAGGCCGGCCCCGCGGTCGGCTCAGAGCCGGGGGGGTGCCCCGGACGGGGCGTCCCCCCTGCCCCCGGCCGGGGCCCTCGCTGTCTGGCTGATCCgcggagggaggtgggagggagatgGCCCAGGGCGCGaagggcggcggcggcggggaccGGCTGGGTCGGCGGGGGGTTTTGAAGCCGCCCCCGGCCCCACCCAGGAAGCGCACGGGGCGGGAGCGGGGGCGGCCCCCAGGAGGAGGGCATGGGGGGGCTGGGCTACCGTCCTCATCTCGCGTGGGCGGGCTCCGAGGGGGGTCCCTTCAGCCCTGGGGGAAAGGGGGCGGGCACCCCGGCTCCGCCCCGCAAACAGGGTGCTGCCTCCTGGCGGCCAAGCGCCACCAAAGCGGGTGATCCAGATGCGCTGTGGCTTTGCGGGCAGTGTGGGTCACCAGAGAAAGAGGACCAGGCGAAGGCTTAATCTGGGGGATGAGACACAGGGTAGCCGACCAGAGGAGGGGGACCCAGAACGGGAGGAGAGTGTcaggctgggacacagggtaGAGGAAGAGGGTCTGTCAAGATGGGGGCCTCGGGAGGGTGTCAGTGGGAGGAGGGGGCAACAGGACACCTGAGGGATGGAAGGGTCAGGAGGCAGACACCTGTAAGAATTGCTCTCCTTTACTGAGCACCTCCCATGTGGCTAAGCAGCCTCTTGTCACTCAACACCCTGCAACCCCATACATTTACTGTCCCCAAtttacagatagagaaactgGGCCCAGAGTGACCCAGAGGTCCTAGAAAGGACAGAAGCGGTGCCATGCCTTAGCTGGGGTTAGCACTGACGGTCTCTAGAGTCCATGCTCTTGACCACTGTGCCATCCTCCCCCATCACTGGGTGTCCGGGGTGTGGATGGTGGTGACGTTGGAGGCAGAGTCCCTCAGCACTCGACGCCGTAGCGGTCGAAGTTGCGGAGCAGCAGGCTGATCTCCAGGTGCACGGTGCCACCAGCAGCTGTGTGCAGGCGATAGCGGTCGGCCCCACTGTAGATGGTGTCCCCATGCAGCAGCTGCGGCCCACCACCCACGAAAGCCCGTGCCAGCTGCTCTCGCCAACTGCCCAGGGGCCGCCACGTGGGGCAGGCCAGCTGGTGGGTGCCTGGGCTGCTGGGCACATGGCAAAATCCATAGCCTGCAAGCTGGCAGCGGCCAAAGCTGTCCTGGGACCACACCTGGAAATGGAGCCGGGGCCAGCCTgcaagaaaggagggagaggggaaaggaggCATGGATGGGGACCAGACTCCTGCTCCTGATTCCCCCCTCCCTGATACTCACTGGAGACCCCAGGCCCAGTCTTTTCCTTTCTGGGTTTCTGTCCCAGGGTTTCCAACCCAGCCTCCTTTCTAGGCTCCCACCGTCTCATCCATCCCCACACAGCAGCCAAAGAGATCTTTCCAAATCCATGTTACTCCCCTGCTAAGGATCCTTCCATAGCTCCCCAGTGCCCTCAGTATAAAGTCCAACCTCTTCAACATTCAAGGCCCTTCTAATCAGACCTCTGCTGAATTTCCTCTCTGTGTTACCCTCCTCCATGACCCCATATCAGGGCAGCCCATTGCTCCTCCAGTCCCCAGGTAACCATCGTGGGCCTTGTCAGGGACAcctcctgccttccctcctcATGTCCCTGCCCTGCTCTCTTTGGGCCCAGGGCCTTCTTTCTTGCCCCTCTCTAATCCACCTTCCACCTGGCATCTGGAAGCATCTTTCTCTCCTTCCATAGCTTTGCCCATGTCCTCAGAACACAGTTCAGCTCCTCAGTCTGGTAGTCAAAGCCCTTGGAGATCCAGCCCCATCTCATCTCATGCTGATCCCTTCTCCTGTGCTAGGCTCTGTTCTAGCTAGCTGGGGACACGGCAGACACGAACATGGATGGCAGACAAAAATTCCTGCCCCCGTGAAGCTGATATCCTAGACAACGAATGTAGTAAATAAGCAAATTATAGGGTAGATCAGATGGTGGTAATTGCTGTGAGGAAAAACAGAGCTGGGTAGGGTGAGGGTGGGGATACCGCTTTAGCAAGAAGGGGATCAAGGAAGCTTCAcgaagaaggtgacatttgagcaaatgctaaaaggaaggaagggagtaggCCATGTGGCCATCTAGAGGAAGAGTGCTCCTagccagagggaacagcaagtgccaAGGCCCTGAGGAGGGGAGTATCTGGTGGGGACAGTATGGCTGGAGCCCCGACGGAGTGTGCCTGGTGGGGACAGCATGGCTAGAGCAGAATGaggtggggagaagggaaggaggtgcCAGCCAGATTGTGGAGAACCTGTGATGCATGCTAAGACTATGGCTTTCACCCTGAGTGAGAAGGGGACCATTGGAGGGCTCTGAGCAGAGCAGAGATGGGACCTGACTTAGGTGTTCACAGGGTCTCAGCTGCATGTGGGGTACAGACCGGGGGGTTGgggaaggggaccccagagacAAGATTCTTGTCATAGTCCAAGTGAGAGATGAACTTGGACAGATCAAGGTGCTGGGCGAGAAAAGGGTGAGAAGTGGGATTTAGGATGTATTTCAAAAGTAGAGGCAGTAAGATTTCCTGATGGACAACATGGGGGcttgagaaaagagaaagcaaggcTGGTGCCACCACTTGGGGACTGGAGGCCCCAAGAGATGAAAGGTTAGAGCTGCCCACCTCACCCACACAGCACcggaaagacttttttttccccagctccagcttaaaagacagaaagattatttaaaagtgaaatctcggccaggcgcggtggctcacgcctgtaatcccagcactttgggaggccgaggcaggcggatcacctgaggtcaggagttcgagaccagcctgaccaccttggtgaaacgccatctctactaaaaaaaaaaaggcaaaaattagccagatgtggtggcacgcggctgtagccccagctactcgtgaggctgaggcaggagaattgcttcaacctgggaggcagaggttgcagtgagctgagatcttgccactacactccagcctggacaacagagtgagactctgtctccagaaaaaaaaaaaaggtgaaatctCACTTATCCCTGCTCTGGCTCCCAAGTGCCTTCAGGAGATGGCCTCAGCTCCTCAACCTGGCACTCAAGGCCCTGCATGGCCTGTCCCCTGCTACCTTTGCCCCCTGCTGTCCCGCTCTCCCTCAGTCCACTAGATGCCCTTGGCTCACTTTCCCCTTTGAGTCTTCCACACGTAGCTCCCTCTGCCTAGAACCTTCCTCTATCCCTCTGCCTAGAACCTTCTTCTATCCCTCTGCCTTATTAGCTCTGCTGGCCCTTCACAGCAAAGTTCAGAagccccctcctccaggaagccctctctgACCTCCCTGACAGAGTCAGGCACTTCCTCTGGGCTCCCATGGCCTCTCCAAATCGCCTTAGTCCTGCCCACTCTGAGGTGCCACTGTCTGGAGAGACGTGTGTTCCCCCCCATAGGACAGTGAACCCTGTGAGGACAAGGCTAAGGGGCACTGCCTTGATCCCCAATGTCTCCCTGGCATCACCCAACACAGGCTGGACACAGGGCAGGCACCAGGTAGACATTCTTTATATTGGTGAAATATATGGCACATTTACCTAGGCAATTTCTCAGAATCAACTCATCTCCAGGAACCCACATTTTCTACCAGAAAGGCTTTCTGATGCTGCTCCTCCCCCAGTACTGATTTCCCCTTTGAGCAGCAGCTCTACTTTCAAGCCGAGGAGCCCTTCCTGGAGTAACAGCCCTTGCCTCTCTCAGACCCTGCCTCCCGGCTTCCTCTTTATTGGAGACTCTCATTTTGTCTCTTTACTTGAATGCTACCTCCCCTACCACCTTCCCATCTCCTGCTCCACCCTGGCCTCTGCCCTAATCCTACAAACTTGGGATTGCCTATTGAGCAGGCCTGGGAAGGCCTTAGCTCAGCCTCTCCAGGGCCAGACTTGGCTGCAAAAGGGACCTACGTGGTATGGGGAGCAGGGACATGTCTTGGTGTTCCCAGCCCCAGGGGTCTCAGAGGCTACCGGCCCCCTCCCCTCAGCCTGGCCCCGGGTCCAGGTGTGATACTCACCTTGAAGACCTTTGGTGGCGAAGTGCAGGTCGATGGGGTGGGACCAGTAAGCCATGTCCCCTATCTGCGGGGTGTCCACTTGCGTTTGGCCCTCCCGCACGCCTGACAGGAGCTTCCATGCTGCCCCTGCAGTGAGAGCCAGGACATAGAGGAGTGGGAGGCAGCCATCGGGAAGGGGATGCCACTGTGGCTATAGGACTGTTTCTCTGTGGCACCTACTGGTAGGGGTTACGAAACATGGACTCTGGAACCAAgtatctgggttcaaatcccggcACTacctcttcctgcctctgcaaCCTTGAGCAAGTTGGCTttctctgccttggtctccccatctataaaatgagctgagtaggccgggcacggtggctcaggtgggcggatcatgaggtcaggagatcgagatcatcctggctaacatggtgaaaccccgtctctactaaaaatacaaaaaattagccgggcgtggttgcaggtgcctatagtcccagctactcgggaggctgagcccagagaatggcctgaactcgggaggtggagcttgcagtgagcggagatggtgccactgcactccagcctgggcgacagagagcctccatctcaaaaaaacaaaacaaacaaacaaaaaaaaaccaaaatgagcTGAGTAATAATGCATTCCTCATTGccttcatttgttttctgttactcttaacataatatccaaaactgggtaatttataaagaaaaggaatttctaTCTCACAGTTATGGGAGACTGACCAAGGTGGAGGGGCCCCATCTGGTAAGAGTCTTCTTGCTGGGACTCTTCAGAGAGTCCCAAGGCTAGTGTGCTAACGTGCCACTCacgtctctctctctcattttataaagccaccagttcctctcccatgataacccataatccattaacccattaatccatgaatgggtAATGAGCATAGTGAGCGCAGGAAAAGTCTTCAATATCATTTTATTACTATTCTCACCCCACATTTACAAGCCTAGTCCAAAGATTAAGATGGGGCCAAGGGTACCCTCCAGGAACACATCCTGAAACACACATAACAATTTCGATCCTACTGAGGGGTGATAATGATAGCTAAAATGCACTCAGCGgtaggacacagtggctcacacctgtaatctcagcactttgggaggccaaggcaggcagatcgcttgagtccaggagttcaagaccagcctagccaacatggcaaaaccctatctctacaaataatataaaaattaaggctGAGCGTGGTAgcccacgcctctaatcccagcactttaggaggctgaggcgggtggatcacctaaggtcaggagttcaagaccagcctggccaacatggcaaaacctcgtctctactaaaaatacaaaaattagtctggagtggtggtaggtgcctgtaatcccaggtactcgggaggctgaggcacgagaatcgctggaaaagttgcagtgagccgagattgcaccactgcactccagctggtgtgacacagtgagactccatctcaaaaaatgaacaaacaagccgggcacagtgactcacgcctgtaatcccagcactttgggaggctgaggcgggctgatcacctgaggtcaggagtttgagaccagcctggccaacatggtgaaatcccatctctactaaaaatacaaaagttaggatgggcgcagtggctcacatctgtaatcctagcactttgggaagccgaggcaggtggatcacttgacgtcaggggttcgagaccagcctggccaaaatggtgaaactctgtctctactaaaaacacacacacacacacacaaaattagccaggtgtggtggcacacgcctataatcccagctactcaggaggctgaggcaggagaatcgcttgaatccaggaggtggggtgtaggttgcagtgagctgagatcgtgccactgcactccagcctgggcaacagagtgagactccatctcaaaaataaataaataaatacataaataaataaaacaaaaattagccgggtgtggtggtgggtgcctgtagtcccagctactcaggaagctaaggcaggagaatcgcttgaacccaggaggcggaggttgcagtgagccaagatcgcaccaccgcactccagcctgggcaacagagagagactctgtctcaaaaaaaacaaaaaaacaaaaacaaaacaaaagaaagaaacacaaacaaacaaacaaaaactcaaaccAAACCAAGCCaagcaaagaatataaaaattagccaggcatggcggctcatgcctgtagtcccagctacttaggaggtcaacgtgggaggatcacctgagcccagggaggctgaggctgcagtaagccgtgatcgtgccactgcactccagcctgagcaacagagtgagcccctgtctcaaaaaaaaaaaaaaaaaaaaaaaaatcaaagaaagaaaatgtaccaagtatggctgggtgtggtggctcacgcccgtaatcccagcactttgggaggctaaggcaggcagatcacgaggtcaagagatcgagaccatcctggccaacattctgaaaccctgtctctactaaaaaaatacaaaaattagctgggcgtgttggcacatgcccgtaatcccagctactcaggaggctgaggcaggagaatcacttgaactcaggaggcggaggttgcagtgagccgagatggtcccattgcattccagcctgggcaacaagagcgaaattccatctcaaaaaaaaaaaaaaagaaagaaaaaaagaaaatgcaccgAGTACTAACTAAATCCCAGATGCTATGCTAAGCAATTTAGGCAATCCATTCATTTAATCCACCCTCTAGGACTCTTAATCTCCTCCTCACCCCCCAGTTTACAGACTCTCCACCATGGCCCACATGGCCTGGCTCTTGCTCCCCTCCCTGAGTTCATCTCCCATCACCCTCCCCTCCCTCATCACCCTCTGGCCTCACTGTCCCACTTCTGTCtccccacctcagggcctttgcactggctgttccctctgcctagaaagcTCTGCTCCTGGGTGTCCCCATCCCTAGCTTTTGTTTTCATCCTTCAGGGCCCAACTCAAGTGCCATTTCCACAGAGGGGTTCTCCCTGACCCTCTTCTCCAAACAGTAGTCCCTGTCACATCATTTCTTTTCATCCTAGCACTTACCACTGTCTGGAATCACGgtactcctttcttttttttttgcagggtaGTGGGgagacaagatctccctctgtcacccaggctggagtgcagtggcacagtcacagctccctacaacctcaacctcccaggatcaagcaatcctcccacctcaacctcccaagtagttaggaccacgggtgcacaccactatgctttgctaattttttatttatttgtagagacaggggtctcactatgttgcccaggctggtctcaaactcctgggctcaagtgatcctcctgctccagtctcccaaaatgctggcattacaggggtgagtcaacACACCCAACTGCActcatttatctgtttatttatttcattttattttattattatttttttttgagacagacttttgctcgttgcccaagctgaagtgcaatggcgccatcttggctcactgcaacctccacctcctgggttcaaccgattctcctgcctcagcctctcgagtagctgggattacaggcacacgccaccatgcctggctaattttttttgtatttttagtagaaatggggtttcaccatgttagccaggctggtctcaaactcctgacctcaggtgatctgcccgcctcggcctcccaaagtgctgggattacaggcatgagccaccgcgcctggcctgcttatttattttctgtctaccCTACTGTATGGCCCAGGAAAACAGGGACCTTGCAAACTGCTGGACCCCCAAGACCACAAACCCAGCTCTTGGCATacagaaggtgctcaataaatgtttcttggaCAAATAAGTGATCCTAGGAGGTGGGAGCTAATATAATCCCCATTTAACAGGTAAAGAAACAGGCTCTGAGAAGGTGAGTTCATGaacatttattcagcacctgctatgtgccaagcactgttttcCATCCTGGTGATATAGCAGTGACTATAGCAGACCAAGGTCCCATCATGGGACTGAATTCAGACTCAGCTCTAACTGCAGAGCCCAAGCCTTTCATCCAACTGCCTCAGTATTCTTGGCTGGATCAACACCCCCAGCAACTccctgaaataataaaaatcaggttAGTCATTACTCCCTTCTGGGCTGAGTGAGGGAAGCACCAGGCCCTGAGTCAGGCTCCTTAAAAGCAAGATTTCCCAACAGCCTACGaagtacaaatgaggaaactgaggctccaagagggGACAGCCTCTGCCCAGGGTCACAGAGAAGGTGAGTGGTGGGGTCCAACCTGGAAACcaagtctgactccagagcctgacTCTCATCCATCAACCGGAGGGTTCCGATTTCCTGGGAATCTCAACTTCCACCTCACTTACCTGTATAATCAAAAAGGAcccaggggccaggcgcagtggctcacacctgtaattccagcactttgggaggcctaggcaggcggatcacttaaggccaggagtttgagaccagcctggccgacatggtgaaaccccatctctactaaaaataccaaaattagctgggtgtggtggcaggcgcctgtagtcccagccacttggggggctgaggcaagagaatcacttgaacccaggaggcagagattgcagtgagccgagatcgcgccactgcactctagcctggctacagagtgagactctccatctcaaaaaaaaaaaaaagggccaggcgggcgtggtggctcacgcctgtaatcccagcactttgggaggccgagacgggcggatcatgaggtcaggagatcgagaccatcctggctaacactgaaaccccatctctactaaaaaaaaaaaaaaaaaaaagctgggcatggtggcaggcgcctgtagtcccagctacgcagaaggctgaggcaggagaatggcagtgaacccggaaggtggagcttgaagtgagctgagattgcgccactgcacaccagcctgggaaacagaatgagactctgtctcaaaaaagaaaaaaaaaagggactagGACTCAGGCCTGAAGACATGATAATGCCAAATGGCCACATCtgtttcatggacatttatctgTGCCAGGCAACAATATACCCCAAGCTTTACAAACAAGACCCCATCAAAGTCTTGTATGAGCCAGGCAAACACTGAATGAGCACTTCCTATTCCAGCCCTATTCCTATTCTAAGTGCTGTTGATACTCGTTTACTACTCATGACAACTTCAACaggtaaatatttctatttactgTCATTGTACAAACAGGGAAGTCGAGGTGAAGAGaagtgcccaaggtcacataaccaGCCCAAGGGTGCATTAACAAGCAATAACTGGTTTTGAACCCAGACAGTCTGTGCTCTTAACCTCAAACCTGTGCTGCAGTTCTTAGCTACTATTAGCTTCACtttcagacaaggaaactgaggctcaaagaggtcaaGTCCAAAGGTCTCCAATTAATACGTGGGGGAGTTAATATTTAAATGCAGATCTGGCAGCCCATGACCCTAACCATTACACTATACCACGACTCTATAGGGCCTCAGTTGGGGAAGCATGAACAAAATTACTTTCCTGGGACGTGGCGGCTCACgtttttaatcccagcactttgagaggctgacgcgggtggattgtttgagcccaggagttcgagaccagcctgggcaacatagcgagaccctgtctctacaaaaaataaaaaaaaattagccagacttggtggtgcgtgcctgtagtcccagcttctcaggaggct is a genomic window containing:
- the B9D2 gene encoding B9 domain-containing protein 2 codes for the protein MAEVHVIGQIMGASGFSESSLFCKWGIHTGAAWKLLSGVREGQTQVDTPQIGDMAYWSHPIDLHFATKGLQGWPRLHFQVWSQDSFGRCQLAGYGFCHVPSSPGTHQLACPTWRPLGSWREQLARAFVGGGPQLLHGDTIYSGADRYRLHTAAGGTVHLEISLLLRNFDRYGVEC